The following are from one region of the Phycisphaerales bacterium genome:
- a CDS encoding GC-type dockerin domain-anchored protein: protein MPNAPGEFRGGVAISSDHLLVLPRRLDIVSAYRQDADGRWVFHEDVQLDPPSLRFGGGMIIDGDRALVTAGAPMSAVGGVILEFRDDRWVPAAYLEDPTATGASSGTALLGSTAILGSSAIPNRVMVYANDAGRWELVQEIVSDVLDQRTYFGSVIAMDAEWVAVGAHREFSGARLTGAVYLYRRLPDGTLAFEQKLHPPDPFDTTQYGTSLALSDGSLFIGAPYDDPAWGSIHEYQVRDGRWTYVGRIVLENPQRGEHFGRGIKVVDEYMIVRSERPSFYSDATVHGFRRDTSGAWLEDKTFLPTTFLWDYASGFSLSGDMVAVASRHDWPAESSGFVHVFRTDCAHCPVDLDRDGALTVYDFLVFQNAFEAGDAMADFDADGILTVLDFLYFQNDFQRGCW, encoded by the coding sequence GTGCCCAATGCGCCCGGTGAGTTTCGGGGCGGGGTTGCAATCTCCAGCGACCATCTTCTGGTCCTGCCCAGACGGTTGGACATCGTGTCGGCGTACCGACAGGATGCGGATGGCCGGTGGGTGTTTCATGAGGATGTCCAACTCGATCCGCCCTCGCTGCGTTTTGGCGGCGGGATGATCATCGATGGCGATCGGGCATTGGTGACCGCCGGCGCGCCGATGTCCGCGGTGGGTGGCGTCATCCTGGAGTTCAGAGACGACCGCTGGGTGCCGGCCGCCTATCTCGAAGATCCAACGGCGACGGGCGCCAGCAGCGGGACGGCCCTGTTGGGTTCTACGGCGATCCTCGGTTCGTCGGCGATTCCCAACCGGGTGATGGTGTATGCCAACGACGCGGGCCGGTGGGAGCTGGTGCAGGAAATCGTGTCGGACGTACTCGACCAGCGGACCTACTTCGGAAGCGTCATCGCCATGGACGCCGAATGGGTCGCGGTAGGCGCGCACCGCGAATTCTCAGGCGCTCGCCTGACGGGCGCGGTCTACCTCTACCGGCGGCTGCCCGATGGCACGCTGGCCTTCGAGCAGAAGCTCCATCCGCCCGATCCGTTTGACACCACCCAGTACGGCACGTCGCTGGCATTGAGCGACGGCAGCCTGTTCATCGGAGCTCCGTACGATGATCCGGCATGGGGCTCCATCCATGAGTACCAGGTGCGTGATGGCCGGTGGACGTACGTCGGTCGCATCGTGCTTGAGAATCCCCAAAGGGGCGAGCACTTCGGCCGGGGTATCAAGGTTGTCGACGAATATATGATCGTTCGCTCGGAGCGACCCTCGTTCTACAGCGATGCCACGGTCCATGGCTTCAGGCGCGATACTTCGGGCGCATGGCTCGAGGACAAGACCTTCTTGCCAACGACCTTCCTCTGGGACTACGCGTCGGGCTTTTCGCTGAGCGGCGACATGGTCGCCGTTGCATCGCGTCACGATTGGCCGGCCGAGAGCAGCGGGTTTGTTCACGTGTTCCGCACCGATTGCGCGCATTGCCCGGTCGACCTCGACCGCGATGGCGCGCTCACCGTCTACGACTTTCTGGTCTTCCAGAACGCCTTCGAAGCGGGCGATGCCATGGCGGACTTCGACGCGGACGGCATCCTGACAGTGCTGGACTTCTTGTACTTCCAGAATGACTTTCAGCGTGGGTGTTGGTGA